A single window of Gossypium hirsutum isolate 1008001.06 chromosome A10, Gossypium_hirsutum_v2.1, whole genome shotgun sequence DNA harbors:
- the LOC121207833 gene encoding disease resistance protein RUN1 has product MASSSSSSRQMKHQVFLSFRGEDTRLDFTVHLLQALKDKGLNVIFDEEKLEKGEQLSQAIAASDLSILVLSKDYPSSKSCLAELSDIMDRKRKPTDKHIVLPIFYHVDPSDVRNIGGTFKTSFEEHESKRPIEDVKRWKAAFAEIGASKGWHIEGGKSDGFETEYIKDVVEYVLKKLKSNCRSVSEELVGIDDQKKKLLVLIEQAGIHVIGLWGMSGIGKTTLADAVYKEVSPKFESRLFLQNISEKIKKQGNESLRNELLSKLLNNTPSIGHPYQERLNNKKILLVFDDVSDPDQINFMGVKYFGPGSKIIVTSRDIQVLRNGGANHIHEVKKLNMNDSFQLFSTYAFQLLNVPVDFKYLSFKFVEYAQGNPLALKVLGLKLYTKSIKEWKSEVTKLKQCGEIKFSHIFKSSLDGLDKEEKDIFLDVACIFKGQHLNYVEKVLSNYYKGARCGISKLVDKCLLEVKYESISMHDMLEEMGKDIVMQESECPGKRSRLWNCKDVEEVIRYDKASVNCIYILFILSYMV; this is encoded by the exons ATGGcgtcttcttcatcttcttctcgtCAAATGAAGCATCAAGTTTTCTTAAGCTTCAGAGGTGAAGACACGCGCCTTGACTTTACCGTTCATCTACTCCAAGCTTTGAAAGACAAGGGACTGAATGTCATCTTCGATGAAGAAAAACTAGAGAAAGGGGAGCAACTTTCACAAGCAATTGCAGCCTCAGATCTCTCAATCCTCGTTTTATCTAAAGACTAT CCTTCTTCAAAATCATGCTTAGCTGAACTTTCTGACATCATGGATCGCAAGCGCAAGCCGACTGACAAACATATTGTTCTTCCCATCTTTTACCATGTTGATCCTTCTGATGTGCGAAATATTGGTGGGACTTTTAAGACATCCTTCGAAGAGCATGAATCAAAGAGACCAATTGAAGACGTGAAGCGATGGAAAGCCGCCTTCGCTGAAATCGGAGCATCAAAAGGGTGGCATATAGAAGGAGGCAAATCCGATGg atttgaAACTGAGTACATTAAAGATGTCGTCgaatatgttttaaaaaagttGAAGAGCAATTGTAGAAGTGTCTCTGAAGAATTGGTGGGAATAGATGATCAAAAAAAGAAGCTTTTGGTGTTAATTGAGCAAGCGGGCATCCATGTAATAGGACTTTGGGGAATGAGTGGTATAGGCAAAACTACCCTTGCTGATGCTGTATATAAGGAAGTCTCTCCAAAGTTTGAAAGTCGTTTGTTTCTTCAAAACATTagtgagaaaataaaaaaacagggGAATGAATCTTTACGAAATGAACTTCTTTCCAAACTATTAAACAATACCCCTTCCATAGGACACCCTTACCAAGAGAGgctgaataataaaaaaatactactTGTCTTTGATGATGTTAGTGACCCAGACCAAATAAATTTCATGGGTGTTAAATATTTTGGTCCTGGAAGTAAAATCATTGTAACATCTAGAGATATACAAGTACTTAGGAATGGAGGAGCAAACCACATACATGAGGTAAAGAAGTTAAATATGAACGACTCTTTTCAACTTTTTTCTACATATGCATTTCAATTGTTGAATGTCCCAGTTGATTTCAAATATCTATCATTCAAGTTTGTAGAATATGCCCAAGGTAATCCACTTGCTCTTAAAGTTCTGGGTTTGAAATTATACACAAAGTCTATAAAAGAGTGGAAGAGCGAGGTGACTAAACTAAAGCAATGTGgagaaataaaattttcacatatttttaagAGTAGCTTAGATGGGCTGGATAAGGAAGAGAAGGATATATTTCTTGACGTAGCATGCATCTTTAAAGGGCAACACTTGAATTATGTAGAAAAAGTTCTAAGTAATTATTATAAAGGTGCAAGATGTGGAATAAGTAAGTTGGTCGACAAGTGCCTACTTGAGGTCAAATATGAATCTATTTCTATGCATGATATGCTTGAAGAGATGGGTAAAGACATTGTTATGCAAGAATCTGAATGCCCTGGAAAGCGCAGTAGATTATGGAATTGTAAAGATGTGGAAGAAGTGATCAGATATGATAAAGCAAGTGTTAATtgtatttatattctttttattctttcataTATGGTTTAA
- the LOC121207834 gene encoding uncharacterized protein: protein MNSSLSLKIAPNGGSGSRFLVFAISLVADLTHSLEFQLSECICEYQLTAAGGGNGGGGCENFRSEISFRSFYEPVKYMDYHVFILSSIDMVIEDKNYEEATFEFYIKNFHFDEDNDGGEKYIKVERCGVHVFYVDAKSDKDATEKRVAGNKRSFSHDGEEGDGGLKRLK from the coding sequence ATGAATTCTTCCTTAAGTTTGAAGATAGCCCCAAATGGGGGTAGTGGCAGCAGATTTTTGGTTTTTGCTATCTCCCTTGTGGCTGATCTCACTCACAGCCTTGAATTTCAATTAAGTGAATGTATTTGTGAGTACCAACTTACAGCCGCCGGTGGTGGCAATGGTGGAGGTGGTTGTGAAAATTTCAGAAGTGAGATATCTTTCCGCAGTTTTTATGAGCCAGTTAAGTACATGGATTATCACGTGTTTATATTATCTAGCATTGACATGGTTATAGAAGACAAGAATTATGAGGAGGCAACATTTGAATTCTACATCAAAAATTTCCATTTCGATGAAGACAATGATGGAGGAGAAAAGTATATCAAGGTGGAGAGATGTGGTGTTCATGTATTTTACGTGGATGCAAAGAGTGATAAAGATGCTACTGAAAAGAGAGTTGCTGGGAACAAAAGAAGCTTTAGCCATGATGGTGAAGAAGGGGATGGAGGACTTAAAAGATTGAAATAG
- the LOC107916319 gene encoding disease resistance protein RML1A isoform X1, which yields MASSSSSSSTLMKYHVFLSFRGEETRLNFTTHLLQALKDEGLDVFFDEEKLERGDQLSQALSRAIAVSNISIIVLSADYASSKSCLAELSNIMDRYRTKKQIVLPIFYHVNPSDVENLGGSFKTSFDQHEATRSVDELVKRWKTAFAEVGKLKGWHIDGSISDRPETQYIKDIVVYVMQNLMKHQVFLSLGEDTRLNFSNHLVNYLENVGINVFPHNETLGKGEKLPPIYSRAISASNLSILILSKDYASSISCLVELSSIMDRKRESTDKHIVLPIFYHVDPSDVRHIGGSFKTSFKKHELEQPADRVIQWRTAFAEVGKLKGWHIEGGKFDRPEIQYIENVVEYVIKKLTNIKSGSASEELVGIDDQKTIILGLIEQEDCRVLGLWGMGGQGKTTLAEVVYKEISSKFESHWFLQNVRERIKQGKKPLRNELFSKLLNSDVDIGTPSIGSTLTQDRLNNMKVIVVLDDVDDLDQIDFMGVKHFGYGSKIILTSRDKQVLQSGEAGTIHEVKPLNDNDSLQLFSTFAFRQLSPAVGFRELSYRFVKYTQGNPLALKVLGSGLYKKPSKYWESKAEKLKDFPPEERISETLKISYYGLSREEQNIFLDIACFFKGEPIERIKYILNGCYKNVESEIINLVDKCMINVSSGRVLLRHSNCFGDGVYISMHDMLEEMGKNIVCEESKPPRKWSRLWYHEHVEQVFKSNKGTDRIQGIKLDISRMDNLYFSPSIFESMINLRYIMFYFSSSSWEKCEEKMKLLTDQIASVSLPDKLEYFRWDYYPFESLPSSFNPKCLIVLELPHGNIKEFWTEGHQDLVHLREIDLFYCKNLKKIPNLLGAVNLETLHCGKCKSLVELPCCYHLTSLKTLHLEGCCSLKKFPQIPNNFSVLDLSETGIEEVPDLIEHLDKLERLELSDSRVKDVSSNILKLESLYYVNLCRCPIVKFPTVDVPSPSMWSTAIRIMYMNGCESLKLLSEVPPYLQDLRVHNCKSLEKVSFADQNLCQFDSLDDDYDDDHVHTVFTMLFCNCINLNQESIDNIEENAMLKIGSLAKKWATRYDVWEFKYCYNIPSLICCFPGNKISTNKFKCQSMNSSLSLKIAPNGGSGSRFLVFAICFVANLTHRHDFPELRYICEYQLTAAGGGNGGGYEKFRTEICLRSIPAPKMCMGDHVFILSGVDMVKEDKNYEEASFEFYIKYNVYPEEEEEDEEEEEDKEEEDEEEEEEDYEVEDDFKVKSIKVERCGVHVFYVDAESYTDDTDATDDTDATEKRHAGNKRSFSHDGKERDGVLKRLK from the exons atggcttcttcttcttcatcatcttctACTCTAATGAAGTATCATGTTTTCTTGAGCTTCAGAGGTGAAGAAACGCGCCTTAATTTCACCACTCACTTACTTCAAGCTTTGAAAGACGAGGGACTTGATGTTTTCTTCGATGAAGAAAAACTGGAAAGGGGGGACCAGCTTTCACAAGCACTTTCTCGAGCAATTGCAGTCTCAAATATCTCAATCATCGTTTTGTCTGCAGACTATGCCTCTTCGAAATCATGCTTGGCTGAACTCTCTAACATCATGGACCGCTATCGCACCAAAAAACAAATTGTTCTTCCCATCTTTTACCATGTTAACCCCTCTGATGTCGAGAATCTTGGTGGGAGTTTTAAGACATCCTTTGATCAGCATGAAGCAACGAGGTCAGTTGATGAATTAGTGAAACGATGGAAAACTGCTTTTGCTGAAGTTGGTAAATTAAAAGGGTGGCATATAGATGGAAGCATCTCGGATAG ACCTGAAACCCAGTACATCAAGGATATTGTTGTGTACGTTATGCAAAATTTGATGAAGCATCAAGTTTTCTTAAGCTTAGGTGAAGACACACGCCTCAACTTCTCCAATCACCTAGTCAATTATTTGGAAAACGTAGGAATTAATGTCTTCCCTCATAACGAAACACTAGGAAAAGGAGAGAAACTTCCACCAATATATTCTCGAGCAATTTCGGCCTCAAATCTCTCAATCCTCATTTTATCTAAAGACTATGCTTCTTCGATATCGTGCTTGGTTGAACTTTCTAGCATCATGGATCGCAAGCGCGAGTCCACTGACAAACATATTGTTCTTCCCATCTTTTACCATGTTGATCCTTCCGATGTGCGACATATTGGTGGGAGTTTTAAGACATCCTTTAAAAAGCATGAATTAGAGCAACCAGCTGATAGAGTAATACAATGGAGAACTGCTTTTGCAGAGGTCGGTAAATTAAAAGGGTGGCATATAGAAGGAGGCAAATTTGACAG ACCTGAAATCCAGTACATTGAAAATGTTGTTGAATATGTTATAAAAAAGTTGACGAATATTAAGTCTGGAAGTGCTTCCGAAGAATTGGTTGGAATAGATGATCAGAAAACGATAATTCTGGGTCTGATTGAGCAAGAAGATTGTCGGGTATTAGGACTTTGGGGAATGGGTGGTCAAGGCAAAACAACCCTTGCTGAGGTTGTATATAAAGAAATCTCTTCAAAGTTTGAAAGTCATTGGTTTCTTCAAAATGTTAGAGAGAGAATAAAACAAGGGAAGAAACCTTTACGAAATGAACTTTTTTCGAAATTATTAAACTCAGATGTTGATATAGGCACCCCCTCCATAGGATCCACTTTAACTCAAGACAGGCTCAACAATATGAAAGTAATTGTTGTCCTTGATGATGTTGATGACTTAGACCAAATAGATTTTATGGGTGTTAAACATTTTGGTTATGGAAGTAAAATCATTCTGACATCTAGAGATAAACAAGTGCTTCAGAGTGGAGAAGCTGGTACAATACATGAGGTGAAGCCATTAAATGACAACGACTCTCTTCAACTTTTTTCTACCTTTGCGTTTAGGCAGTTGAGTCCCGCGGTTGGTTTTCGAGAACTATCCTATAGGTTTGTAAAGTACACCCAAGGCAATCCACTTGCTCTTAAAGTTTTGGGTTCTGGTTTATATAAGAAGCCTTCAAAATATTGGGAAAGTAAGGCGGAGAAGCTAAAGGATTTTCCCCCAGAAGAACGAATTTCAGAGACTTTGAAAATTAGTTATTATGGGCTAAGTAGAGAAGAGCAGAATATATTTCTTGACATTGCATGCTTCTTTAAAGGGGAACccatagaaagaataaaatatattctAAATGGTTGTTATAAGAATGTAGAGAGTGAAATAATCAATTTGGTCGACAAGTGCATGATTAATGTCTCTTCTGGTCGGGTTCTATTGCGCCATTCCAATTGTTTTGGGGATGGAGTTTACATTTCTATGCATGATATGCTTGAAGAGATGGGAAAGAATATTGTTTGTGAAGAATCTAAACCCCCTAGAAAGTGGAGTAGATTGTGGTATCATGAACACGTGGAACAAGTATTCAAATCTAATAAA GGGACAGATCGAATTCAAGGAATAAAGTTAGACATATCACGTATGGATAATCTATATTTCAGCCCTTCTATTTTTGAAAGCATGATTAATCTTAGGTACatcatgttttatttttcttcgaGTTCGTGGGAGAAATGTGAGGAAAAAATGAAACTACTTACAGACCAAATTGCTAGTGTATCTCTTCCGGATAAACTAGAGTATTTTCGATGGGATTATTACCCTTTTGAATCTTTACCATCAAGTTTTAATCCAAAGTGCCTTATTGTGTTAGAATTACCACATGGAAACATAAAAGAATTTTGGACTGAAGGTCATCAG GATCTTGTTCATTTACGAGAAATTGACCTTTTTTATTGCAAAAATTTGAAGAAGATCCCTAATTTATTAGGAGCCGTCAACCTTGAAACACTTCACTGTGGAAAATGCAAAAGTTTGGTTGAACTTCCTTGCTGCTACCATTTGACATCACTTAAGACCCTTCACCTTGAGGGATGTTGTAGTCTCAAGAAGTTTCCCCAGATCCCAAATAACTTTTCTGTTTTAGATTTATCAGAAACCGGAATAGAAGAAGTACCTGATTTAATTGAGCACCTCGACAAACTTGAAAGGCTGGAGTTATCAGACTCAAGGGTAAAAGATGTATCAAGCAATATTTTAAAGTTAGAATCCCTTTATTACGTAAATCTTTGTCGTTGTCCAATCGTCAAATTTCCAACTGTTGATGTGCCCTCACCAAGCATGTGGTCTACAGCCATTAGGATTATGTACATGAATGGTTGCGAGAGCCTCAAATTACTCTCAGAGGTTCCACCATATCTGCAAGACTTGAGAGTACATAACTGCAAATCATTAGAAAAAGTATCCTTCGCAGATCAAAATTTATGTCAGTTTGATTCTCTAGATGATGATTATGATGATGATCATGTTCACACTGTGTTTACCATGCTATTCTGTAATTGCATCAACTTAAATCAAGAGTCAATTGATAACATTGAGGAAAATGCCATGCTCAAAATTGGATCCCTAGCTAAGAAATGGGCAACGCGATATGATGTTTGGGAATTCAAATATTGTTACAACATTCCAAGTTTGATTTGTTGTTTCCCAGGAAACAAAATTTCAACAAATAAGTTCAAGTGTCAGAGCATGAATTCTTCCTTAAGTTTGAAGATAGCCCCAAATGGGGGTAGTGGCAGCAGATTTTTGGTTTTTGCTATCTGCTTTGTGGCTAATCTCACTCACCGCCATGACTTTCCAGAACTTCGATATATTTGTGAGTACCAACTTACAGCCGCCGGTGGTGGCAATGGTGGTGGTTATGAAAAGTTCAGAACTGAGATATGTCTCCGTAGTATTCCTGCTCCGAAGATGTGCATGGGTGATCACGTGTTTATTCTATCTGGCGTGGACATGGTTAAAGAAGACAAGAATTATGAGGAGGCATCATTTGAATTCTACATCAAATATAACGTTTAccctgaagaagaagaagaagatgaagaagaagaagaagataaagaagaagaagatgaagaagaagaagaagaagattatgAAGTAGAAGACGATTTCAAGGTAAAGTCTATCAAGGTGGAGAGATGTGGTGTTCATGTATTTTACGTGGATGCAGAGAGTTATACAGATGATACAGATGCTACAGATGATACAGATGCTACTGAAAAGAGACATGCTGGGAACAAAAGAAGCTTTAGCCATGATGGTAAAGAAAGGGATGGAGTACTTAAAAGATTGAAATAG
- the LOC107916319 gene encoding disease resistance protein RML1A isoform X2: MASSSSSSSTLMKYHVFLSFRGEETRLNFTTHLLQALKDEGLDVFFDEEKLERGDQLSQALSRAIAVSNISIIVLSADYASSKSCLAELSNIMDRYRTKKQIVLPIFYHVNPSDVENLGGSFKTSFDQHEATRSVDELVKRWKTAFAEVGKLKGWHIDGSISDRPETQYIKDIVVYVMQNLMKHQVFLSLGKGEKLPPIYSRAISASNLSILILSKDYASSISCLVELSSIMDRKRESTDKHIVLPIFYHVDPSDVRHIGGSFKTSFKKHELEQPADRVIQWRTAFAEVGKLKGWHIEGGKFDRPEIQYIENVVEYVIKKLTNIKSGSASEELVGIDDQKTIILGLIEQEDCRVLGLWGMGGQGKTTLAEVVYKEISSKFESHWFLQNVRERIKQGKKPLRNELFSKLLNSDVDIGTPSIGSTLTQDRLNNMKVIVVLDDVDDLDQIDFMGVKHFGYGSKIILTSRDKQVLQSGEAGTIHEVKPLNDNDSLQLFSTFAFRQLSPAVGFRELSYRFVKYTQGNPLALKVLGSGLYKKPSKYWESKAEKLKDFPPEERISETLKISYYGLSREEQNIFLDIACFFKGEPIERIKYILNGCYKNVESEIINLVDKCMINVSSGRVLLRHSNCFGDGVYISMHDMLEEMGKNIVCEESKPPRKWSRLWYHEHVEQVFKSNKGTDRIQGIKLDISRMDNLYFSPSIFESMINLRYIMFYFSSSSWEKCEEKMKLLTDQIASVSLPDKLEYFRWDYYPFESLPSSFNPKCLIVLELPHGNIKEFWTEGHQDLVHLREIDLFYCKNLKKIPNLLGAVNLETLHCGKCKSLVELPCCYHLTSLKTLHLEGCCSLKKFPQIPNNFSVLDLSETGIEEVPDLIEHLDKLERLELSDSRVKDVSSNILKLESLYYVNLCRCPIVKFPTVDVPSPSMWSTAIRIMYMNGCESLKLLSEVPPYLQDLRVHNCKSLEKVSFADQNLCQFDSLDDDYDDDHVHTVFTMLFCNCINLNQESIDNIEENAMLKIGSLAKKWATRYDVWEFKYCYNIPSLICCFPGNKISTNKFKCQSMNSSLSLKIAPNGGSGSRFLVFAICFVANLTHRHDFPELRYICEYQLTAAGGGNGGGYEKFRTEICLRSIPAPKMCMGDHVFILSGVDMVKEDKNYEEASFEFYIKYNVYPEEEEEDEEEEEDKEEEDEEEEEEDYEVEDDFKVKSIKVERCGVHVFYVDAESYTDDTDATDDTDATEKRHAGNKRSFSHDGKERDGVLKRLK; this comes from the exons atggcttcttcttcttcatcatcttctACTCTAATGAAGTATCATGTTTTCTTGAGCTTCAGAGGTGAAGAAACGCGCCTTAATTTCACCACTCACTTACTTCAAGCTTTGAAAGACGAGGGACTTGATGTTTTCTTCGATGAAGAAAAACTGGAAAGGGGGGACCAGCTTTCACAAGCACTTTCTCGAGCAATTGCAGTCTCAAATATCTCAATCATCGTTTTGTCTGCAGACTATGCCTCTTCGAAATCATGCTTGGCTGAACTCTCTAACATCATGGACCGCTATCGCACCAAAAAACAAATTGTTCTTCCCATCTTTTACCATGTTAACCCCTCTGATGTCGAGAATCTTGGTGGGAGTTTTAAGACATCCTTTGATCAGCATGAAGCAACGAGGTCAGTTGATGAATTAGTGAAACGATGGAAAACTGCTTTTGCTGAAGTTGGTAAATTAAAAGGGTGGCATATAGATGGAAGCATCTCGGATAG ACCTGAAACCCAGTACATCAAGGATATTGTTGTGTACGTTATGCAAAATTTGATGAAGCATCAAGTTTTCTTAAGCTTAG GAAAAGGAGAGAAACTTCCACCAATATATTCTCGAGCAATTTCGGCCTCAAATCTCTCAATCCTCATTTTATCTAAAGACTATGCTTCTTCGATATCGTGCTTGGTTGAACTTTCTAGCATCATGGATCGCAAGCGCGAGTCCACTGACAAACATATTGTTCTTCCCATCTTTTACCATGTTGATCCTTCCGATGTGCGACATATTGGTGGGAGTTTTAAGACATCCTTTAAAAAGCATGAATTAGAGCAACCAGCTGATAGAGTAATACAATGGAGAACTGCTTTTGCAGAGGTCGGTAAATTAAAAGGGTGGCATATAGAAGGAGGCAAATTTGACAG ACCTGAAATCCAGTACATTGAAAATGTTGTTGAATATGTTATAAAAAAGTTGACGAATATTAAGTCTGGAAGTGCTTCCGAAGAATTGGTTGGAATAGATGATCAGAAAACGATAATTCTGGGTCTGATTGAGCAAGAAGATTGTCGGGTATTAGGACTTTGGGGAATGGGTGGTCAAGGCAAAACAACCCTTGCTGAGGTTGTATATAAAGAAATCTCTTCAAAGTTTGAAAGTCATTGGTTTCTTCAAAATGTTAGAGAGAGAATAAAACAAGGGAAGAAACCTTTACGAAATGAACTTTTTTCGAAATTATTAAACTCAGATGTTGATATAGGCACCCCCTCCATAGGATCCACTTTAACTCAAGACAGGCTCAACAATATGAAAGTAATTGTTGTCCTTGATGATGTTGATGACTTAGACCAAATAGATTTTATGGGTGTTAAACATTTTGGTTATGGAAGTAAAATCATTCTGACATCTAGAGATAAACAAGTGCTTCAGAGTGGAGAAGCTGGTACAATACATGAGGTGAAGCCATTAAATGACAACGACTCTCTTCAACTTTTTTCTACCTTTGCGTTTAGGCAGTTGAGTCCCGCGGTTGGTTTTCGAGAACTATCCTATAGGTTTGTAAAGTACACCCAAGGCAATCCACTTGCTCTTAAAGTTTTGGGTTCTGGTTTATATAAGAAGCCTTCAAAATATTGGGAAAGTAAGGCGGAGAAGCTAAAGGATTTTCCCCCAGAAGAACGAATTTCAGAGACTTTGAAAATTAGTTATTATGGGCTAAGTAGAGAAGAGCAGAATATATTTCTTGACATTGCATGCTTCTTTAAAGGGGAACccatagaaagaataaaatatattctAAATGGTTGTTATAAGAATGTAGAGAGTGAAATAATCAATTTGGTCGACAAGTGCATGATTAATGTCTCTTCTGGTCGGGTTCTATTGCGCCATTCCAATTGTTTTGGGGATGGAGTTTACATTTCTATGCATGATATGCTTGAAGAGATGGGAAAGAATATTGTTTGTGAAGAATCTAAACCCCCTAGAAAGTGGAGTAGATTGTGGTATCATGAACACGTGGAACAAGTATTCAAATCTAATAAA GGGACAGATCGAATTCAAGGAATAAAGTTAGACATATCACGTATGGATAATCTATATTTCAGCCCTTCTATTTTTGAAAGCATGATTAATCTTAGGTACatcatgttttatttttcttcgaGTTCGTGGGAGAAATGTGAGGAAAAAATGAAACTACTTACAGACCAAATTGCTAGTGTATCTCTTCCGGATAAACTAGAGTATTTTCGATGGGATTATTACCCTTTTGAATCTTTACCATCAAGTTTTAATCCAAAGTGCCTTATTGTGTTAGAATTACCACATGGAAACATAAAAGAATTTTGGACTGAAGGTCATCAG GATCTTGTTCATTTACGAGAAATTGACCTTTTTTATTGCAAAAATTTGAAGAAGATCCCTAATTTATTAGGAGCCGTCAACCTTGAAACACTTCACTGTGGAAAATGCAAAAGTTTGGTTGAACTTCCTTGCTGCTACCATTTGACATCACTTAAGACCCTTCACCTTGAGGGATGTTGTAGTCTCAAGAAGTTTCCCCAGATCCCAAATAACTTTTCTGTTTTAGATTTATCAGAAACCGGAATAGAAGAAGTACCTGATTTAATTGAGCACCTCGACAAACTTGAAAGGCTGGAGTTATCAGACTCAAGGGTAAAAGATGTATCAAGCAATATTTTAAAGTTAGAATCCCTTTATTACGTAAATCTTTGTCGTTGTCCAATCGTCAAATTTCCAACTGTTGATGTGCCCTCACCAAGCATGTGGTCTACAGCCATTAGGATTATGTACATGAATGGTTGCGAGAGCCTCAAATTACTCTCAGAGGTTCCACCATATCTGCAAGACTTGAGAGTACATAACTGCAAATCATTAGAAAAAGTATCCTTCGCAGATCAAAATTTATGTCAGTTTGATTCTCTAGATGATGATTATGATGATGATCATGTTCACACTGTGTTTACCATGCTATTCTGTAATTGCATCAACTTAAATCAAGAGTCAATTGATAACATTGAGGAAAATGCCATGCTCAAAATTGGATCCCTAGCTAAGAAATGGGCAACGCGATATGATGTTTGGGAATTCAAATATTGTTACAACATTCCAAGTTTGATTTGTTGTTTCCCAGGAAACAAAATTTCAACAAATAAGTTCAAGTGTCAGAGCATGAATTCTTCCTTAAGTTTGAAGATAGCCCCAAATGGGGGTAGTGGCAGCAGATTTTTGGTTTTTGCTATCTGCTTTGTGGCTAATCTCACTCACCGCCATGACTTTCCAGAACTTCGATATATTTGTGAGTACCAACTTACAGCCGCCGGTGGTGGCAATGGTGGTGGTTATGAAAAGTTCAGAACTGAGATATGTCTCCGTAGTATTCCTGCTCCGAAGATGTGCATGGGTGATCACGTGTTTATTCTATCTGGCGTGGACATGGTTAAAGAAGACAAGAATTATGAGGAGGCATCATTTGAATTCTACATCAAATATAACGTTTAccctgaagaagaagaagaagatgaagaagaagaagaagataaagaagaagaagatgaagaagaagaagaagaagattatgAAGTAGAAGACGATTTCAAGGTAAAGTCTATCAAGGTGGAGAGATGTGGTGTTCATGTATTTTACGTGGATGCAGAGAGTTATACAGATGATACAGATGCTACAGATGATACAGATGCTACTGAAAAGAGACATGCTGGGAACAAAAGAAGCTTTAGCCATGATGGTAAAGAAAGGGATGGAGTACTTAAAAGATTGAAATAG